From Tamandua tetradactyla isolate mTamTet1 chromosome 26, mTamTet1.pri, whole genome shotgun sequence, a single genomic window includes:
- the LOC143669564 gene encoding LOW QUALITY PROTEIN: iron-sulfur clusters transporter ABCB7, mitochondrial-like (The sequence of the model RefSeq protein was modified relative to this genomic sequence to represent the inferred CDS: substituted 1 base at 1 genomic stop codon): MVHLDPPYAMNIVVPFMFKYAVESLNQMSGNMLNLSDPPSTVATMATAVLIGYGVSRAGAAFFNEVRNAVFGKVAQNSIRRIAKNVFLHRHNLDLGFHLSRQTGALSKAIDRGTRGISFVLSALVFNLLPIMFEVMLYYRCGAQFALVTLGTLGAYTAFTVAVTRWRTRFRIEMNRADNDAGNAAIDSLLNYETVKYFNNEKYEAQRYDGFLKTYETASLKSTSTLAMLNFGQSAIFSIGLTAIMVLASQGIVAGTLTVGDLVMVNGLFFQLSLPLNFLGTVYRETRQALIDMNTLFTLLKVDTPIKDKVMAPSLQIIPQTATVAFDNVHFEYIEGQKVLSGLSFEIPAGKKVAIVGGSGSGKSTIVRLLFRFYEPQKGSIYVAGQNIQDVSLESLRRALGVVPQDAVLFHNTIYYNLLYGNINASPEEVYAVAKLAGLHDAILRMPHGYDTQVGERGLKLSGGEKQRVAIARAILKDPPVILYDEATSSLDSITEETILGAMRDVVKHRTSIFIAHRLSTVVDADEIIVLDQGKVAERGTHHGLLANPGSIYSXMWHTQSSRVQNHDKLKWDVKKESVSKEEERKKLQEEIINSVKGCGNCSC, from the exons ATGGTCCACCTAGATCCTCCTTAT gccaTGAATATTGTGGTTCCCTTCATGTTTAAATATGCTGTAGAGAGTCTCAACCAGATGTCGGGAAACATGCTGAACCTGAGTGATCCACCAAGTACAGTTGCAACCATGGCAACAGCAGTTTTGATTGGCTATGGTGTATCGAGAGCTGGAGCTGCCTTTTTTAATGAAGTTCGAAATGCAGTATTTGGCAAGGTAGCCCAAAATTCGATTCGAAGAATAGCCAAAAATGTCTTTCTTCATCGTCACAACCTGGACCTAGGTTTCCACCTGAGCAGACAGACAGGAGCTTTATCTAAGGCTATTGACAGAGGGACCAGGGGTATCAGTTTTGTTCTGAGTGCTTtagtttttaatcttctgcccatcATGTTTGAAGTGATGCTTTATTACAGATGTGGTGCCCAGTTTGCATTGGTAACCCTCGGGACACTTGGGGCATACACAGCATTCACAGTTGCAGTCACACGGTGGAGAACTAGATTTAGAATAGAAATGAACAGAGCGGATAATGATGCAGGTAATGCTGCCATAGACTCACTGCTGAATTATGAAACTGTGAagtattttaataatgaaaaatatgaagctCAGAGATATGATGGATTTCTGAAGACGTATGAGACTGCTTCATTGAAAAGTACCTCTACTCTGGCTATGCTGAATTTCGGTCAAAGTGCTATTTTCAGCATTGGTTTAACAGCTATAATGGTGCTCGCCAGTCAGGGAATTGTAGCAGGTACCCTGACCGTTGGAGACCTAGTAATGGTGAATGGACTGTTTTTTCAACTTTCATTACCCCTTAACTTTCTGGGAACTGTATATAGAGAGACTAGACAAGCACTCATAGATATGAACACCTTGTTTACTCTACTCAAGGTAGACACCCCAATTAAAGACAAAGTGATGGCACCTTCCCTTCAGATCATACCACAGACAGCTACGGTGGCTTTTGATAATGTGCATTTTGAATACATTGAAGGGCAGAAAGTCCTTAGTGGACTATCATTTGAAATCCCTGCAGGAAAGAAAGTGGCCATTGTAGGAGGAAGTGGGTCAGGGAAAAGCACAATAGTAAGGCTGTTGTTCCGCTTCTATGAGCCTCAAAAGGGTAGCATTTATGTTGCTGGTCAAAATATACAAGATGTGAGCCTAGAAAGCCTTCGGAGGGCACTAGGAGTTGTACCTCAGGATGCTGTCCTCTTCCATAATACCATTTACTACAACCTCTTATATGGGAACATTAATGCTTCACCAGAAGAAGTGTATGCAGTGGCAAAATTAGCTGGACTCCATGATGCAATTCTCCGAATGCCACATGGATATGATACCCAAGTAGGGGAACGAGGACTCAAGCTCTCAGGAGGAGAAAAGCAAAGAGTAGCAATTGCAAGAGCCATTTTGAAGGACCCACCAGTCATTCTCTATGATGAAGCCACTTCATCATTAGATTCAAttactgaagagactattcttggTGCCATGAGGGATGTAGTCAAACACAGGACTTCTATTTTCATTGCACACAGATTATCAACGGTGGTTGATGCTGATGAAATCATTGTCCTGGATCAGGGTAAGGTAGCTGAACGTGGTACCCACCATGGTTTGCTGGCTAACCCTGGCAGTATCTATTCATAAATGTGGCATACACAGAGCAGTCGTGTGCAAAACCATGATAAACTCAAATGGGATGTGAAGAAAGAAAGTGTGTCcaaagaggaggaaaggaaaaaactaCAAGAAGAAATTATCAACAGTGTAAAAGGCTGTGGAAACTGTTCCTGCTAA